From a region of the Sphaerodactylus townsendi isolate TG3544 linkage group LG09, MPM_Stown_v2.3, whole genome shotgun sequence genome:
- the LOC125439529 gene encoding beta-Ala-His dipeptidase-like — MIFLVCLIMPLLDLSESSSKPSDDEQKIFQYIDHHQDIFVQNLSDWVAVESDSIQPHLRGNITEIVKIAADSLRALGATVELRNVSAQDEPYVQNLSLPPVILAELGNDTEKPTVCFYGHLDVMPAKKEDGWKTDPYRLTEVDGKLYGRGTTDNKGPVLAWINAVRTFIALNMTLPVNIKFLLEGMEEAGSLGLEDLLKEENKIFFSNVTYIVISDNIWLSNEKPALTYGTRGNAGFFVEVECCKKDLHSGSFGGIIHEAMSDLVALLDSLVDSSGRILIPGIYEDVANITDEEMKLYAPIDFNFDEHKMNIGVKEFLYKTKDDILLNMWRNPSLSIHGIEGAFSEPGIKTVIPSKVIGKFSIRQVPNMNLPTVESQVKEHLNNVFSKRNSPNKLTVSMQVGAMPWIANVKDLQYEAARRAIKTVFQQDPDMIRDGSTIPVAKMFEDITKKSIMMFPIGAADDGEHSQNEKINRLSYINGTKVFASFLLEISKLHGASKLMTAT, encoded by the exons AATCTGTCAGACTGGGTGGCTGTGGAGAGTGATTCCATACAACCACACTTAAGAGGAAATATAACTGAAATAGTAAAGATAGCAGCAGATAGTCTCCGGGCTTTAGGAGCTACTGTAGAGTTGAGGAACGTGAGCGCTCAAGATGAG CCCTATGTCCAGAACCTTTCATTACCTCCTGTTATTCTAGCAGAGCTTGGGAATGATACAGAAAAACCCACTGTGTGTTTTTACGGACATTTGGATGTGATGCCTGCCAAAAAGGAAGATGGATGGAAAACAGATCCCTACAGATTGACTGAAGTGGATG GAAAACTTTATGGGCGTGGGACAACCGATAACAAGGGGCCTGTTTTAGCCTGGATAAATGCAGTGAGGACTTTCATAGCGCTAAACATG ACCTTGCCAGTAAATATCAAGTTTCTTCTTGAAGGCATGGAAGAAGCAGGATCCCTTGGGCTAGAAGACTTActtaaagaagaaaacaaaatatttttctctaaTGTTACATATATTGTAATTTCGGATAACATTTGGCTCAGCAACGAAAAGCCAGCTCTAACATATGGAACTCGGGGAAATGCTGGCTTCTTTGTGGAG GTAGAATGCTGTAAAAAAGATCTCCATTCAGGATCCTTTGGGGGCATCATCCATGAAGCAATGTCTGATTTGGTAGCCCTTCTTG ACAGTCTTGTGGATTCATCAGGTCGTATTCTGATCCCTGGAATCTATGAAGATGTCGCTAATATTACAGATGAGGAGATGAAGCTGTATGCACCAATAGATTTCAACTTTGATGAACATAAAATGAATATTGGAGTAAAAGAATTTCTTTATAAAACTAAG GATGATATCCTGTTAAACATGTGGCGTAACCCATCTCTCTCTATTCATGGGATAGAAGGAGCTTTTTCTGAACCTGGCATCAAAACAGTCATACCTTCAAAAGTAATAGGGAAATTTTCAATCAGACAAGTTCCTAATATGAACCTTCCTACTGTGGAAAGTCAG gtgAAAGAGCATTTAAACAACGTATTCTCTAAAAGGAACAGCCCAAACAAATTGACTGTGTCTATGCAAGTGGGTGCAATGCCCTGGATTGCTAATGTTAAGGACCTGCAGTACGAAGCAGCTAGAAGAGCAATCAAAACAG TATTTCAGCAAGATCCAGATATGATTCGGGATGGATCAACAATTCCAGTTGCCAAGATGTTTGAGGATATAACAAAGAAGAGTATAATGATGTTTCCAATTGGAGCAGCCGATGATGGAGAACACTCCCAGAATGAGAAAATAAACAG GCTCAGTTACATCAATGGAACAAAAGTATTTGCCTCCTTTTTACTGGAGATCTCAAAGCTTCACGGTGCCTCCAAACTGATGACTGCAACTTAA